A genomic stretch from Orcinus orca chromosome 14, mOrcOrc1.1, whole genome shotgun sequence includes:
- the CSTF2T gene encoding cleavage stimulation factor subunit 2 tau variant isoform X18, whose translation MSSLTVRDPAMDRSLRSVFVGNIPYEATEEQLKDIFSEVGSVVSFRLVYDRETGKPKGYGFCEYQDQETALSAMRNLNGREFSGRALRVDNAASEKNKEELKSLGPAAPIIDSPYGDPIDPEDAPESITRAVASLPPEQMFELMKQMKLCVQNSHQEARNMLLQNPQLAYALLQAQVVMRIMDPEIALKILHRKIHVTPLIPGKSQSVSGPGPGLCPGPNVLLNQQNPPAPQPQHLARRPVKDIPPLMQTPIQGGIPAPGPIPAAVAGPGPGPGPLTPGGAMQPQVGMPGVGPVPLERGQVQISDPRAPMSRGPMTAGGLPPRGLLGDAPNDPRGGTLLSVTGEVEPRGYLGPPHQGPPMHHTSGHDSRGPSSHDMRGGPLADPRLLIGEPRGPMIDQRGLPMDGRGSRDSRGMETRAMETEVLETRVMERRGMETCAMEARGMEARGMDARGMEMRGPGPSSRGPMTGGIQGAGPINMGAGGPQGPRQVASISGVGNPGAGMQGAGMQGAGMQGAGMQGAGMQGAGMQGAGMQGAGMQGAGMQGAGMQGAGMQGAGMQGAGMQGAGMQGASMQGAGKQGGGQPSSFSPGQSQVTPQDQEKAALIMQVLQLTADQIAMLPPEQRQSILILKEQIQKSTGAS comes from the exons ATGTCGAGTTTGACGGTGAGAGACCCGGCAATGGATCGATCACTGCGTTCCGTGTTCGTGGGGAACATTCCGTATGAGGCAACTGAGGAGCAGTTGAAGGACATTTTCTCCGAGGTTGGTTCCGTTGTGAGTTTCCGGCTGGTATACGATAGAGAGACGGGAAAACCTAAGGGTTATGGCTTCTGCGAGTACCAAGACCAGGAGACCGCGCTTAGTGCCATGCGGAACCTTAACGGGCGGGAGTTCAGCGGGAGAGCGCTTCGGGTGGACAATGCTGCCAGTGAAAAGAACAAGGAGGAGTTAAAGAGCCTAGGGCCTGCAGCGCCCATCATTGACTCACCCTATGGGGACCCCATCGATCCAGAAGATGCCCCTGAGTCAATTACCAGAGCAGTCGCTAGTCTGCCCCCGGAGCAGATGTTTGAGCTGATGAAGCAGATGAAGCTCTGTGTCCAAAACAGTCACCAGGAAGCTCGAAATATGTTACTTCAAAACCCACAGCTGGCTTATGCGCTGTTGCAGGCTCAAGTAGTGATGAGAATCATGGATCCAGAGATTGCTCTGAAAATTCTGCATCGCAAAATACATGTCACACCACTCATCCCAGGCAAATCTCAATCCGtttctggccctggccctggcctttGCCCAGGACCTAATGTTCTGCTGAACCAGCAGAATCCTCCAGCCCCTCAGCCTCAGCATTTGGCCAGAAGACCTGTGAAAGACATCCCTCCTCTGATGCAGACCCCTATCCAGGGTGGAATTCCAGCCCCGGGCCCAATTCCAGCTGCAGTtgctggccctggccctggccctggcccgtTAACTCCTGGTGGAGCAATGCAGCCCCAAGTTGGAATGCCAGGGGTTGGTCCGGTGCCCTTAGAGCGGGGACAGGTGCAGATATCAGATCCTAGAGCTCCTATGTCTCGTGGACCCATGACTGCTGGTGGCTTACCTCCTCGAGGACTGTTAGGGGATGCTCCAAATGACCCACGTGGAGGAACTTTGCTTTCAGTCACTGGAGAAGTAGAGCCCAGAGGCTATCTTGGCCCACCACATCAGGGCCCTCCAATGCACCATACGTCTGGTCATGACAGCCGGGGCCCTTCCTCACATGACATGAGGGGAGGGCCATTAGCAGATCCCAGACTGCTCATTGGAGAACCCAGAGGACCCATGATAGATCAAAGGGGTCTACCTATGGATGGTAGAGGTAGCAGAGATTCTCGAGGGATGGAGACTCGAGCCATGGAAACTGAGGTCTTAGAGACACGAGTAATGGAGAGAAGAGGAATGGAAACCTGTGCAATGGAAGCCAGAGGGATGGAAGCGAGAGGCATGGATGCAAGAGGAATGGAGATGAGGGGCCCTGGCCCCAGTTCAAGAGGCCCTATGACTGGGGGAATTCAGGGTGCTGGTCCTATTAATATGGGGGCAGGTGGTCCTCAGGGACCCAGACAGGTCGCAAGCATTTCAGGGGTGGGAAATCCTGGAGCTGGCATGCAGGGGGCAGGTATGCAAGGAGCAGGCATGCAGGGGGCAGGTATGCAAGGAGCAGGCATGCAGGGGGCAGGTATGCAAGGAGCAGGCATGCAGGGGGCAGGTATGCAGGGAGCAGGCATGCAGGGGGCAGGTATGCAGGGGGCAGGCATGCAGGGGGCAG GCATGCAGGGGGCAG GCATGCAGGGAGCAGGCATGCAGGGAGCAAGCATGCAAGGGGCAGGCAAGCAAGGTGGAGGCCAGCCTAGCAGTTTTAGTCCTGGGCAGAGTCAGGTAACCCCACAGGATCAAGAAAAGGCAGCTTTGATCATGCAGGTTCTTCAACTGACTGCAGATCAGATTGCCATGCTGCCTCCTGAGCAAAGGCAGAGTATCctgattttaaaggaacaaatcCAGAAATCTACTGGAGCTTCTTAA
- the CSTF2T gene encoding cleavage stimulation factor subunit 2 tau variant isoform X25: MSSLTVRDPAMDRSLRSVFVGNIPYEATEEQLKDIFSEVGSVVSFRLVYDRETGKPKGYGFCEYQDQETALSAMRNLNGREFSGRALRVDNAASEKNKEELKSLGPAAPIIDSPYGDPIDPEDAPESITRAVASLPPEQMFELMKQMKLCVQNSHQEARNMLLQNPQLAYALLQAQVVMRIMDPEIALKILHRKIHVTPLIPGKSQSVSGPGPGLCPGPNVLLNQQNPPAPQPQHLARRPVKDIPPLMQTPIQGGIPAPGPIPAAVAGPGPGPGPLTPGGAMQPQVGMPGVGPVPLERGQVQISDPRAPMSRGPMTAGGLPPRGLLGDAPNDPRGGTLLSVTGEVEPRGYLGPPHQGPPMHHTSGHDSRGPSSHDMRGGPLADPRLLIGEPRGPMIDQRGLPMDGRGSRDSRGMETRAMETEVLETRVMERRGMETCAMEARGMEARGMDARGMEMRGPGPSSRGPMTGGIQGAGPINMGAGGPQGPRQVASISGVGNPGAGMQGAGMQGAGMQGAGMQGAGMQGAGMQGAGMQGAGMQGAGMQGAGMQGAGMQGAGMQGAGMQGASMQGAGKQGGGQPSSFSPGQSQVTPQDQEKAALIMQVLQLTADQIAMLPPEQRQSILILKEQIQKSTGAS, translated from the exons ATGTCGAGTTTGACGGTGAGAGACCCGGCAATGGATCGATCACTGCGTTCCGTGTTCGTGGGGAACATTCCGTATGAGGCAACTGAGGAGCAGTTGAAGGACATTTTCTCCGAGGTTGGTTCCGTTGTGAGTTTCCGGCTGGTATACGATAGAGAGACGGGAAAACCTAAGGGTTATGGCTTCTGCGAGTACCAAGACCAGGAGACCGCGCTTAGTGCCATGCGGAACCTTAACGGGCGGGAGTTCAGCGGGAGAGCGCTTCGGGTGGACAATGCTGCCAGTGAAAAGAACAAGGAGGAGTTAAAGAGCCTAGGGCCTGCAGCGCCCATCATTGACTCACCCTATGGGGACCCCATCGATCCAGAAGATGCCCCTGAGTCAATTACCAGAGCAGTCGCTAGTCTGCCCCCGGAGCAGATGTTTGAGCTGATGAAGCAGATGAAGCTCTGTGTCCAAAACAGTCACCAGGAAGCTCGAAATATGTTACTTCAAAACCCACAGCTGGCTTATGCGCTGTTGCAGGCTCAAGTAGTGATGAGAATCATGGATCCAGAGATTGCTCTGAAAATTCTGCATCGCAAAATACATGTCACACCACTCATCCCAGGCAAATCTCAATCCGtttctggccctggccctggcctttGCCCAGGACCTAATGTTCTGCTGAACCAGCAGAATCCTCCAGCCCCTCAGCCTCAGCATTTGGCCAGAAGACCTGTGAAAGACATCCCTCCTCTGATGCAGACCCCTATCCAGGGTGGAATTCCAGCCCCGGGCCCAATTCCAGCTGCAGTtgctggccctggccctggccctggcccgtTAACTCCTGGTGGAGCAATGCAGCCCCAAGTTGGAATGCCAGGGGTTGGTCCGGTGCCCTTAGAGCGGGGACAGGTGCAGATATCAGATCCTAGAGCTCCTATGTCTCGTGGACCCATGACTGCTGGTGGCTTACCTCCTCGAGGACTGTTAGGGGATGCTCCAAATGACCCACGTGGAGGAACTTTGCTTTCAGTCACTGGAGAAGTAGAGCCCAGAGGCTATCTTGGCCCACCACATCAGGGCCCTCCAATGCACCATACGTCTGGTCATGACAGCCGGGGCCCTTCCTCACATGACATGAGGGGAGGGCCATTAGCAGATCCCAGACTGCTCATTGGAGAACCCAGAGGACCCATGATAGATCAAAGGGGTCTACCTATGGATGGTAGAGGTAGCAGAGATTCTCGAGGGATGGAGACTCGAGCCATGGAAACTGAGGTCTTAGAGACACGAGTAATGGAGAGAAGAGGAATGGAAACCTGTGCAATGGAAGCCAGAGGGATGGAAGCGAGAGGCATGGATGCAAGAGGAATGGAGATGAGGGGCCCTGGCCCCAGTTCAAGAGGCCCTATGACTGGGGGAATTCAGGGTGCTGGTCCTATTAATATGGGGGCAGGTGGTCCTCAGGGACCCAGACAGGTCGCAAGCATTTCAGGGGTGGGAAATCCTGGAGCTGGCATGCAGGGGGCAGGTATGCAAGGAGCAGGCATGCAGGGGGCAGGTATGCAAGGAGCAGGCATGCAGGGGGCAGGTATGCAAGGAGCAGGCATGCAGGGGGCAGGTATGCAGGGAGCAGGCATGCAGGGGGCAG GTATGCAAGGAGCAGGCATGCAGGGGGCAG GCATGCAGGGAGCAGGCATGCAGGGAGCAAGCATGCAAGGGGCAGGCAAGCAAGGTGGAGGCCAGCCTAGCAGTTTTAGTCCTGGGCAGAGTCAGGTAACCCCACAGGATCAAGAAAAGGCAGCTTTGATCATGCAGGTTCTTCAACTGACTGCAGATCAGATTGCCATGCTGCCTCCTGAGCAAAGGCAGAGTATCctgattttaaaggaacaaatcCAGAAATCTACTGGAGCTTCTTAA
- the CSTF2T gene encoding cleavage stimulation factor subunit 2 tau variant isoform X11, with protein MSSLTVRDPAMDRSLRSVFVGNIPYEATEEQLKDIFSEVGSVVSFRLVYDRETGKPKGYGFCEYQDQETALSAMRNLNGREFSGRALRVDNAASEKNKEELKSLGPAAPIIDSPYGDPIDPEDAPESITRAVASLPPEQMFELMKQMKLCVQNSHQEARNMLLQNPQLAYALLQAQVVMRIMDPEIALKILHRKIHVTPLIPGKSQSVSGPGPGLCPGPNVLLNQQNPPAPQPQHLARRPVKDIPPLMQTPIQGGIPAPGPIPAAVAGPGPGPGPLTPGGAMQPQVGMPGVGPVPLERGQVQISDPRAPMSRGPMTAGGLPPRGLLGDAPNDPRGGTLLSVTGEVEPRGYLGPPHQGPPMHHTSGHDSRGPSSHDMRGGPLADPRLLIGEPRGPMIDQRGLPMDGRGSRDSRGMETRAMETEVLETRVMERRGMETCAMEARGMEARGMDARGMEMRGPGPSSRGPMTGGIQGAGPINMGAGGPQGPRQVASISGVGNPGAGMQGAGMQGAGMQGAGMQGAGMQGAGMQGAGMQGAGMQGAGMQGAGMQGAGMQGAGMQGAGMQGAGMQGAGMQGASMQGAGKQGGGQPSSFSPGQSQVTPQDQEKAALIMQVLQLTADQIAMLPPEQRQSILILKEQIQKSTGAS; from the exons ATGTCGAGTTTGACGGTGAGAGACCCGGCAATGGATCGATCACTGCGTTCCGTGTTCGTGGGGAACATTCCGTATGAGGCAACTGAGGAGCAGTTGAAGGACATTTTCTCCGAGGTTGGTTCCGTTGTGAGTTTCCGGCTGGTATACGATAGAGAGACGGGAAAACCTAAGGGTTATGGCTTCTGCGAGTACCAAGACCAGGAGACCGCGCTTAGTGCCATGCGGAACCTTAACGGGCGGGAGTTCAGCGGGAGAGCGCTTCGGGTGGACAATGCTGCCAGTGAAAAGAACAAGGAGGAGTTAAAGAGCCTAGGGCCTGCAGCGCCCATCATTGACTCACCCTATGGGGACCCCATCGATCCAGAAGATGCCCCTGAGTCAATTACCAGAGCAGTCGCTAGTCTGCCCCCGGAGCAGATGTTTGAGCTGATGAAGCAGATGAAGCTCTGTGTCCAAAACAGTCACCAGGAAGCTCGAAATATGTTACTTCAAAACCCACAGCTGGCTTATGCGCTGTTGCAGGCTCAAGTAGTGATGAGAATCATGGATCCAGAGATTGCTCTGAAAATTCTGCATCGCAAAATACATGTCACACCACTCATCCCAGGCAAATCTCAATCCGtttctggccctggccctggcctttGCCCAGGACCTAATGTTCTGCTGAACCAGCAGAATCCTCCAGCCCCTCAGCCTCAGCATTTGGCCAGAAGACCTGTGAAAGACATCCCTCCTCTGATGCAGACCCCTATCCAGGGTGGAATTCCAGCCCCGGGCCCAATTCCAGCTGCAGTtgctggccctggccctggccctggcccgtTAACTCCTGGTGGAGCAATGCAGCCCCAAGTTGGAATGCCAGGGGTTGGTCCGGTGCCCTTAGAGCGGGGACAGGTGCAGATATCAGATCCTAGAGCTCCTATGTCTCGTGGACCCATGACTGCTGGTGGCTTACCTCCTCGAGGACTGTTAGGGGATGCTCCAAATGACCCACGTGGAGGAACTTTGCTTTCAGTCACTGGAGAAGTAGAGCCCAGAGGCTATCTTGGCCCACCACATCAGGGCCCTCCAATGCACCATACGTCTGGTCATGACAGCCGGGGCCCTTCCTCACATGACATGAGGGGAGGGCCATTAGCAGATCCCAGACTGCTCATTGGAGAACCCAGAGGACCCATGATAGATCAAAGGGGTCTACCTATGGATGGTAGAGGTAGCAGAGATTCTCGAGGGATGGAGACTCGAGCCATGGAAACTGAGGTCTTAGAGACACGAGTAATGGAGAGAAGAGGAATGGAAACCTGTGCAATGGAAGCCAGAGGGATGGAAGCGAGAGGCATGGATGCAAGAGGAATGGAGATGAGGGGCCCTGGCCCCAGTTCAAGAGGCCCTATGACTGGGGGAATTCAGGGTGCTGGTCCTATTAATATGGGGGCAGGTGGTCCTCAGGGACCCAGACAGGTCGCAAGCATTTCAGGGGTGGGAAATCCTGGAGCTGGCATGCAGGGGGCAGGTATGCAAGGAGCAGGCATGCAGGGGGCAGGTATGCAAGGAGCAGGCATGCAGGGGGCAGGTATGCAAGGAGCAGGCATGCAGGGGGCAGGTATGCAGGGAGCAGGCATGCAGGGGGCAGGTATGCAGGGGGCAGGCATGCAGGGGGCAG GCATGCAGGGGGCAGGCATGCAGGGGGCAG GCATGCAGGGAGCAGGCATGCAGGGAGCAAGCATGCAAGGGGCAGGCAAGCAAGGTGGAGGCCAGCCTAGCAGTTTTAGTCCTGGGCAGAGTCAGGTAACCCCACAGGATCAAGAAAAGGCAGCTTTGATCATGCAGGTTCTTCAACTGACTGCAGATCAGATTGCCATGCTGCCTCCTGAGCAAAGGCAGAGTATCctgattttaaaggaacaaatcCAGAAATCTACTGGAGCTTCTTAA
- the CSTF2T gene encoding cleavage stimulation factor subunit 2 tau variant isoform X24: MSSLTVRDPAMDRSLRSVFVGNIPYEATEEQLKDIFSEVGSVVSFRLVYDRETGKPKGYGFCEYQDQETALSAMRNLNGREFSGRALRVDNAASEKNKEELKSLGPAAPIIDSPYGDPIDPEDAPESITRAVASLPPEQMFELMKQMKLCVQNSHQEARNMLLQNPQLAYALLQAQVVMRIMDPEIALKILHRKIHVTPLIPGKSQSVSGPGPGLCPGPNVLLNQQNPPAPQPQHLARRPVKDIPPLMQTPIQGGIPAPGPIPAAVAGPGPGPGPLTPGGAMQPQVGMPGVGPVPLERGQVQISDPRAPMSRGPMTAGGLPPRGLLGDAPNDPRGGTLLSVTGEVEPRGYLGPPHQGPPMHHTSGHDSRGPSSHDMRGGPLADPRLLIGEPRGPMIDQRGLPMDGRGSRDSRGMETRAMETEVLETRVMERRGMETCAMEARGMEARGMDARGMEMRGPGPSSRGPMTGGIQGAGPINMGAGGPQGPRQVASISGVGNPGAGMQGAGMQGAGMQGAGMQGAGMQGAGMQGAGMQGAGMQGAGMQGAGMQGAGMQGAGMQGAGMQGASMQGAGKQGGGQPSSFSPGQSQVTPQDQEKAALIMQVLQLTADQIAMLPPEQRQSILILKEQIQKSTGAS, encoded by the exons ATGTCGAGTTTGACGGTGAGAGACCCGGCAATGGATCGATCACTGCGTTCCGTGTTCGTGGGGAACATTCCGTATGAGGCAACTGAGGAGCAGTTGAAGGACATTTTCTCCGAGGTTGGTTCCGTTGTGAGTTTCCGGCTGGTATACGATAGAGAGACGGGAAAACCTAAGGGTTATGGCTTCTGCGAGTACCAAGACCAGGAGACCGCGCTTAGTGCCATGCGGAACCTTAACGGGCGGGAGTTCAGCGGGAGAGCGCTTCGGGTGGACAATGCTGCCAGTGAAAAGAACAAGGAGGAGTTAAAGAGCCTAGGGCCTGCAGCGCCCATCATTGACTCACCCTATGGGGACCCCATCGATCCAGAAGATGCCCCTGAGTCAATTACCAGAGCAGTCGCTAGTCTGCCCCCGGAGCAGATGTTTGAGCTGATGAAGCAGATGAAGCTCTGTGTCCAAAACAGTCACCAGGAAGCTCGAAATATGTTACTTCAAAACCCACAGCTGGCTTATGCGCTGTTGCAGGCTCAAGTAGTGATGAGAATCATGGATCCAGAGATTGCTCTGAAAATTCTGCATCGCAAAATACATGTCACACCACTCATCCCAGGCAAATCTCAATCCGtttctggccctggccctggcctttGCCCAGGACCTAATGTTCTGCTGAACCAGCAGAATCCTCCAGCCCCTCAGCCTCAGCATTTGGCCAGAAGACCTGTGAAAGACATCCCTCCTCTGATGCAGACCCCTATCCAGGGTGGAATTCCAGCCCCGGGCCCAATTCCAGCTGCAGTtgctggccctggccctggccctggcccgtTAACTCCTGGTGGAGCAATGCAGCCCCAAGTTGGAATGCCAGGGGTTGGTCCGGTGCCCTTAGAGCGGGGACAGGTGCAGATATCAGATCCTAGAGCTCCTATGTCTCGTGGACCCATGACTGCTGGTGGCTTACCTCCTCGAGGACTGTTAGGGGATGCTCCAAATGACCCACGTGGAGGAACTTTGCTTTCAGTCACTGGAGAAGTAGAGCCCAGAGGCTATCTTGGCCCACCACATCAGGGCCCTCCAATGCACCATACGTCTGGTCATGACAGCCGGGGCCCTTCCTCACATGACATGAGGGGAGGGCCATTAGCAGATCCCAGACTGCTCATTGGAGAACCCAGAGGACCCATGATAGATCAAAGGGGTCTACCTATGGATGGTAGAGGTAGCAGAGATTCTCGAGGGATGGAGACTCGAGCCATGGAAACTGAGGTCTTAGAGACACGAGTAATGGAGAGAAGAGGAATGGAAACCTGTGCAATGGAAGCCAGAGGGATGGAAGCGAGAGGCATGGATGCAAGAGGAATGGAGATGAGGGGCCCTGGCCCCAGTTCAAGAGGCCCTATGACTGGGGGAATTCAGGGTGCTGGTCCTATTAATATGGGGGCAGGTGGTCCTCAGGGACCCAGACAGGTCGCAAGCATTTCAGGGGTGGGAAATCCTGGAGCTGGCATGCAGGGGGCAGGTATGCAAGGAGCAGGCATGCAGGGGGCAGGTATGCAAGGAGCAGGCATGCAGGGGGCAGGTATGCAAGGAGCAGGCATGCAGGGGGCAGGTATGCAGGGAGCAGGCATGCAGGGGGCAG GCATGCAGGGGGCAGGCATGCAGGGGGCAG GCATGCAGGGAGCAGGCATGCAGGGAGCAAGCATGCAAGGGGCAGGCAAGCAAGGTGGAGGCCAGCCTAGCAGTTTTAGTCCTGGGCAGAGTCAGGTAACCCCACAGGATCAAGAAAAGGCAGCTTTGATCATGCAGGTTCTTCAACTGACTGCAGATCAGATTGCCATGCTGCCTCCTGAGCAAAGGCAGAGTATCctgattttaaaggaacaaatcCAGAAATCTACTGGAGCTTCTTAA